From a single Pseudomonas serboccidentalis genomic region:
- a CDS encoding CTP synthase C-terminal region-related (seleno)protein: protein MENRAIRIALIGDYAPQVTAHQAIPVALGMIAEHSGRDVQFQWLPTEKIHIDTPLHDFDGFWCVPASPYKSEAGALRAIRFAREQQRPFLGTCGGFQHAVLEFSRNVLGWADAEHGETSPDSQRAVLTPLTCSLVEAVDSIHLVAGSLIAKAYEMSEIHEGYRCRFGVNPQFERELLTHRLHAVGHDSAGDLRAIELNDHVFFVATLFQPERAALKGQVPPLVRAFVEACAEQRQ from the coding sequence ATGGAAAACCGCGCCATCCGCATCGCCCTGATCGGCGATTACGCCCCCCAAGTCACCGCGCACCAAGCGATCCCCGTTGCCCTCGGCATGATCGCCGAGCACAGCGGCCGCGATGTGCAATTCCAATGGCTGCCCACCGAGAAAATCCACATCGATACACCCCTGCACGATTTCGACGGTTTCTGGTGCGTACCGGCCAGCCCCTACAAAAGCGAAGCGGGTGCCTTGCGCGCCATTCGTTTTGCCCGCGAACAACAGCGACCTTTCCTCGGCACCTGCGGCGGTTTTCAGCATGCGGTGCTGGAATTTTCCCGCAACGTGCTGGGCTGGGCCGATGCCGAACATGGCGAAACGTCACCCGATTCGCAGCGAGCGGTGCTCACGCCGCTGACCTGTTCGTTGGTGGAAGCCGTGGACAGCATTCATCTGGTCGCAGGCTCGTTGATCGCCAAGGCGTACGAAATGTCCGAGATTCACGAAGGCTATCGCTGCCGCTTCGGTGTGAATCCGCAGTTCGAGCGAGAGTTACTGACCCATCGGCTACACGCCGTGGGCCATGATTCGGCAGGCGATTTACGCGCGATCGAATTGAACGACCATGTGTTCTTTGTCGCGACGCTGTTTCAGCCGGAACGTGCGGCGCTCAAGGGGCAGGTTCCGCCGCTGGTGCGGGCGTTCGTCGAAGCGTGTGCGGAGCAACGCCAATGA
- a CDS encoding antibiotic biosynthesis monooxygenase family protein → MKPNEPCFAVIFTSTRTEGDNGYAAASERMMELVVQQPGFLGVDSIRGEDGVGITISYWASEAAILAWREHPEHRAIQARGRAQWYSKFQTRVCRVEREYRFGQ, encoded by the coding sequence ATGAAGCCGAACGAGCCTTGCTTCGCGGTGATTTTCACCTCGACCCGCACCGAGGGTGACAACGGCTACGCGGCGGCATCCGAGCGGATGATGGAGCTGGTTGTGCAGCAGCCGGGGTTTCTCGGCGTGGATTCGATCCGGGGCGAGGACGGGGTCGGGATCACCATTTCGTACTGGGCGAGCGAGGCGGCGATTCTGGCCTGGCGCGAGCATCCCGAGCACCGGGCGATTCAGGCGCGAGGACGCGCGCAGTGGTATTCGAAGTTTCAGACGCGGGTGTGTCGGGTGGAGCGGGAGTATCGGTTTGGGCAGTGA
- a CDS encoding LysR family transcriptional regulator: MSFTEPAGRQGSPDYRWAQDEREPWLAQAATIDADVAQYFLVSARCGCFMQAARSLNVRSTLLRKQLAQLEQALQHSLFTFQGSALSLTREGQQLQAQLVALAHERKLPVVEQPLIRLAVAESILHDILGRDLIALLRRNASVRLEIIALDSELSLRAVSADVVLWLAHGESPSPGPTFATSQPQALARLDYLPHIAKRYSRVTARPASADDLSDFMLVQWQHDRQIDGFRPWNELVEQRLAGVVQMQSYELMLEMIRCSACIGLLPAYMSRFDRGLIALPGLFTEAMQLQAWLAVNVESRDVAEVQTLVELIQHTFNERHEWFQT; this comes from the coding sequence ATGTCATTCACCGAACCCGCAGGACGACAGGGTAGCCCCGATTACCGCTGGGCACAGGACGAGCGCGAGCCGTGGCTGGCGCAAGCCGCGACCATCGATGCCGATGTCGCACAATACTTTCTGGTCAGTGCCCGCTGTGGCTGTTTCATGCAGGCGGCGCGCAGCCTTAACGTGCGTTCGACCTTGCTGCGCAAACAACTGGCGCAACTGGAGCAAGCGCTGCAGCACTCGCTGTTCACCTTTCAGGGCAGCGCTCTGAGCCTGACCCGCGAGGGCCAGCAACTTCAGGCGCAACTGGTGGCGCTGGCCCACGAACGCAAACTGCCGGTGGTCGAGCAGCCGCTGATTCGGTTGGCCGTCGCCGAGTCGATCCTGCATGACATCCTCGGTCGCGACCTGATCGCGCTGTTGCGCCGCAACGCCAGCGTGCGCCTGGAAATCATCGCACTGGACAGCGAACTGTCGTTGCGCGCGGTCAGCGCCGACGTGGTGCTGTGGCTGGCCCATGGCGAAAGCCCAAGCCCGGGCCCGACCTTCGCCACCAGCCAACCGCAAGCCCTGGCGCGCCTGGATTACCTGCCGCACATCGCCAAACGCTATTCCCGCGTCACCGCACGCCCCGCCAGCGCTGACGACCTGAGTGATTTCATGCTGGTGCAATGGCAACACGACAGGCAGATCGACGGCTTCCGGCCGTGGAATGAGCTGGTCGAACAACGTCTGGCCGGCGTGGTGCAGATGCAGTCCTATGAGCTGATGCTGGAAATGATCCGCTGCAGCGCCTGCATCGGTTTGCTGCCGGCGTACATGAGCCGCTTCGATCGCGGGCTGATTGCGCTGCCGGGGCTGTTTACTGAGGCGATGCAGCTACAGGCATGGCTGGCAGTCAACGTTGAATCCCGAGACGTGGCCGAAGTGCAAACGCTGGTCGAACTCATCCAGCACACCTTCAACGAACGCCACGAATGGTTCCAGACCTGA
- a CDS encoding peptidylprolyl isomerase — MKKPAMVIGAGAVALLVVAVALVLRPGTGPVAAQQSSPLAAVAAGPAVARLGNQQVTPQELQALLATVPPATREQLRGNREALERWLRTRLAEKAVLEQADAQGWAQRPDVVRQTRAATEQIVFRDYLRSVSEVPSDYPSAAELQQAYDAGKAEWQTPALYRVSQIFLAVNDPQNLEAVRKQAMELSKKAQAAPGDFAALASQYSQDRLTAERGGDTGLQPLQQLVPQVRGAVARLKVGGVSEPLQSGAGFHVIKLTEQQPARTATLDELRDQLTQALRAQRQEQIAQAYLDGMLDTATLSIDGAELNKVMETKL; from the coding sequence GTGAAAAAGCCTGCCATGGTGATCGGCGCCGGAGCAGTGGCGCTGTTGGTGGTAGCCGTCGCGCTGGTGCTGCGACCGGGCACAGGCCCGGTCGCCGCGCAGCAATCGTCGCCTTTGGCGGCGGTTGCTGCGGGTCCGGCAGTGGCGCGGTTGGGCAATCAGCAGGTAACGCCGCAGGAGTTGCAGGCGTTGCTGGCGACCGTCCCGCCGGCAACCCGCGAGCAACTGCGCGGCAACCGTGAAGCACTGGAGCGCTGGTTGCGCACACGTCTGGCGGAGAAGGCTGTGCTGGAGCAGGCTGACGCCCAAGGCTGGGCGCAGCGTCCTGACGTGGTGCGGCAAACCCGAGCGGCCACCGAGCAGATCGTCTTCCGTGATTACCTGCGCTCGGTCAGCGAAGTGCCGTCGGACTACCCGAGTGCGGCCGAGTTGCAACAGGCCTACGACGCCGGCAAGGCCGAATGGCAAACCCCGGCGTTGTACCGGGTGAGCCAGATTTTCCTCGCCGTGAATGACCCGCAGAACCTCGAAGCGGTGCGCAAACAGGCGATGGAGCTGAGCAAAAAGGCTCAGGCCGCGCCGGGGGATTTTGCCGCGCTGGCGAGCCAATATTCGCAGGACCGACTGACCGCCGAGCGCGGCGGTGATACCGGCCTGCAACCGTTGCAGCAACTGGTGCCGCAGGTGCGGGGCGCGGTGGCGCGGCTCAAGGTCGGCGGTGTTTCCGAGCCGCTGCAGAGTGGCGCCGGGTTCCATGTGATCAAACTCACCGAACAGCAACCGGCGCGCACCGCGACCCTCGACGAGCTGCGCGACCAACTGACCCAGGCCTTGCGCGCCCAGCGTCAGGAGCAGATTGCCCAGGCGTATCTGGATGGCATGCTTGACACGGCGACGCTGAGTATTGATGGGGCCGAGCTGAACAAAGTCATGGAAACCAAGCTCTAG
- a CDS encoding YbjN domain-containing protein: protein MTQLITHVSPQSLTEVLQAAGYRVNQTEQNGIVQLLSASQGIGYAVRFGNPAVEEGSYVDFTFSCALRVQGELPQGVAEQWNATRRFARLSLQGEFLVMEMDVVVAAGVSNDHLRGNLELWDRLLQEFIVYLRDFSQAAQTSTAKVAVAEQEEVAL from the coding sequence ATGACTCAATTGATCACCCACGTTTCCCCGCAATCGCTGACCGAAGTCCTGCAAGCGGCCGGTTATCGCGTCAACCAGACCGAACAGAACGGCATCGTGCAGTTGCTCAGCGCCAGCCAGGGCATCGGCTATGCCGTGCGTTTCGGCAACCCGGCGGTGGAGGAGGGCAGCTACGTCGATTTCACTTTCAGCTGCGCGCTGCGGGTGCAAGGTGAGTTGCCACAGGGTGTGGCCGAGCAGTGGAACGCCACCCGGCGTTTTGCGCGGTTGTCGTTGCAGGGCGAGTTTCTGGTGATGGAAATGGACGTGGTGGTGGCGGCCGGGGTGAGCAACGATCACCTGCGCGGCAATCTGGAATTGTGGGATCGCCTGCTGCAGGAGTTCATCGTCTACCTGCGTGATTTCAGCCAGGCCGCGCAAACCTCGACGGCCAAGGTCGCTGTCGCCGAGCAAGAGGAAGTCGCGCTGTGA
- a CDS encoding DNA repair protein — protein sequence MHARVLLLGLSLFIAQGASAEGMEERLRTQLRSTTQQLQALQSQQAQASAAQLAAQNEARAAQAQIKQLTAELAKAKGVAEQLVDQQQNLHSQAQAQVAASNEQVGKFKKAYDELLVMARAKETERSKLQAQLAERDTQVQQCSVKNQQMYGVAKQILTAYENIDVAEVMKIRQPFAGSARVKFEELAQGFGDELYKTQFDAPQAALAH from the coding sequence ATGCACGCACGAGTTTTACTGTTGGGGCTGAGTCTGTTCATCGCGCAGGGGGCCAGTGCCGAAGGCATGGAGGAGCGTCTGCGCACCCAGTTGCGCAGCACCACCCAGCAATTGCAGGCCCTGCAAAGCCAGCAGGCCCAGGCCAGCGCCGCGCAACTGGCGGCGCAGAACGAGGCCAGGGCCGCGCAGGCGCAGATCAAGCAATTGACCGCCGAGCTGGCCAAGGCCAAGGGCGTTGCCGAGCAGTTGGTCGACCAGCAGCAGAACCTGCACAGCCAGGCCCAGGCGCAAGTCGCGGCGAGCAACGAGCAGGTCGGCAAGTTCAAGAAGGCCTACGACGAGTTGCTGGTCATGGCCCGTGCCAAAGAGACAGAACGGTCTAAGCTTCAGGCGCAATTGGCTGAACGTGACACACAAGTGCAGCAATGTTCAGTCAAGAATCAGCAGATGTACGGCGTCGCCAAGCAGATCCTCACCGCCTACGAAAACATCGATGTGGCCGAGGTGATGAAGATCCGCCAGCCCTTTGCGGGCAGCGCCCGAGTCAAGTTCGAGGAACTGGCCCAGGGGTTCGGTGACGAGCTCTACAAGACTCAATTCGACGCGCCGCAAGCCGCGCTCGCGCACTGA
- a CDS encoding putative porin: MISNVNRLSLAVGMVIATLVGQAVAAPAPSENATINLIRLLVEQGILKQDKADALIAQAQNEAAQAKQAAASTAVAAGPVAAPGDVRVQYVPAAVRDQIRDQVKAEVMATAKQENWAAPNTFPDWASRISFDGDIRLRDESRYYSGSNSNEIVDFAKLNNNGPYDVNPNSSTSLPPLLNTREDRTNQFRIRARLGMKAVISPDWTAGIRIGTGSDNNPVSTTQNLGGGFAKKDIWLDQGYLNWKPTDELTLTGGRFANPFMSTDMLYSNDLNFDGVAAIFDHKLNRDWGVFGTVGAFPVDYTNDTTTSNGFDKEESDNKWLYGAQLGAKWAINSNNRLKGALAYYRFDDIQGQRSSPCTPWAGAPGCDTDGTRAAFMQKGNSVFLLRDITPNPANPTTTPQPQFVGLASEFNLLDLNLVWDADLPQDFKLRSQGNYIHNLGYDEGDMRKRSEGQIVNNLNSNGEIESGANAWMVQFTLGNALDLHKQGDWNLFAGYKYIQPDALPDGFNDSSFHLGGTNAKGYFLGGNYGLAKNVYATGRWMSTEAVYGAPFDIDVLQLEINTRF; encoded by the coding sequence ATGATTTCCAATGTGAATCGATTGTCCCTGGCGGTCGGCATGGTCATCGCGACCCTGGTCGGTCAGGCCGTGGCAGCGCCTGCGCCCTCGGAGAACGCCACGATCAATCTGATCCGCTTGCTGGTCGAGCAGGGCATTTTGAAACAGGACAAGGCCGACGCGCTGATCGCCCAGGCCCAGAACGAAGCCGCGCAGGCCAAACAGGCCGCAGCGTCCACAGCGGTCGCAGCCGGTCCGGTGGCCGCACCGGGCGATGTGCGTGTGCAGTACGTGCCAGCCGCTGTGCGCGATCAGATTCGCGATCAGGTCAAGGCTGAGGTCATGGCTACCGCCAAACAGGAAAACTGGGCGGCGCCCAACACTTTTCCGGACTGGGCGTCGCGCATCAGCTTCGACGGCGACATTCGCCTGCGTGACGAATCACGCTACTACTCGGGCAGCAACAGCAACGAAATCGTCGACTTCGCCAAACTCAACAACAACGGCCCGTACGACGTGAACCCCAACAGCAGCACCAGCCTGCCACCGTTGCTCAACACCCGCGAAGATCGCACCAATCAGTTCCGCATTCGTGCGCGGCTGGGCATGAAAGCGGTGATTTCGCCGGACTGGACCGCCGGCATTCGCATCGGCACCGGTTCGGACAACAACCCGGTGTCGACTACCCAAAACCTCGGTGGTGGTTTCGCCAAGAAAGACATCTGGCTCGATCAGGGCTACCTGAACTGGAAACCCACGGATGAGCTGACCCTGACCGGCGGGCGCTTCGCCAACCCGTTCATGTCCACCGACATGCTGTATTCCAACGACCTGAACTTCGATGGCGTGGCAGCGATTTTCGACCACAAGCTCAACCGCGACTGGGGGGTGTTTGGCACCGTCGGCGCGTTCCCGGTGGATTACACCAACGACACCACCACCAGCAACGGCTTCGACAAGGAAGAAAGCGACAACAAGTGGCTGTATGGCGCGCAGCTCGGCGCCAAATGGGCGATCAACAGCAACAACCGTCTCAAAGGTGCGTTGGCCTACTACCGTTTCGACGACATTCAGGGGCAGCGCTCCAGCCCCTGCACACCGTGGGCCGGCGCCCCGGGCTGCGACACCGACGGCACCCGCGCAGCGTTCATGCAGAAGGGCAACAGCGTGTTCCTGCTGCGCGACATCACGCCGAACCCGGCCAACCCGACCACCACGCCGCAGCCGCAATTCGTCGGCCTCGCATCGGAGTTCAACCTGCTCGACCTGAACCTGGTGTGGGACGCCGATCTGCCGCAAGACTTCAAATTGCGCAGCCAGGGCAACTACATCCACAACCTCGGTTACGACGAAGGCGACATGCGCAAGCGCTCCGAGGGGCAGATCGTCAACAACCTCAACAGCAATGGCGAGATCGAAAGCGGCGCCAACGCGTGGATGGTGCAGTTCACCCTCGGCAACGCGCTGGACCTGCACAAGCAGGGCGACTGGAACCTGTTCGCCGGCTACAAGTACATCCAGCCGGACGCCTTGCCGGACGGCTTCAACGATTCCTCGTTCCACCTCGGCGGCACCAACGCCAAGGGCTATTTCCTCGGCGGCAATTACGGTCTGGCGAAGAACGTCTACGCCACCGGCCGCTGGATGAGTACTGAGGCGGTGTACGGCGCGCCGTTCGACATCGACGTCTTGCAGCTTGAGATCAATACGCGCTTCTAA
- a CDS encoding energy transducer TonB family protein: MTAQLPIEPLPVKRSPLRYVKWGAGLLLGALAAYWLWQWANDMSGIRREAPKVPTIIPLPPPPPPSPEKPPEPETPVEEKIVEPEPTPEPQEVKPEEEAPPSPADDLANPMQMDGDAQSGSDAFNIGAGKGGGMAGAGGGRLGTGTYSQFLAFTFQKLLRENPDLRNLAFSLQADVWLSSVGEITRVELIKSSGNPEIDTQVLAALRNAPHLSERPPASMTLPVRLSLQGRRPG; this comes from the coding sequence ATGACCGCACAACTTCCGATCGAGCCACTGCCGGTGAAACGCTCGCCGCTGCGTTACGTGAAGTGGGGCGCCGGGCTGCTGCTCGGCGCGCTGGCCGCGTACTGGCTGTGGCAGTGGGCTAACGACATGAGCGGCATCCGCCGTGAAGCGCCGAAGGTGCCGACGATCATTCCGTTGCCGCCACCACCGCCGCCGTCCCCGGAAAAGCCACCGGAGCCGGAAACCCCGGTGGAAGAAAAAATCGTCGAGCCCGAGCCCACGCCCGAGCCGCAAGAGGTCAAGCCCGAAGAGGAAGCACCGCCATCGCCGGCGGACGATCTGGCCAACCCGATGCAAATGGACGGCGACGCCCAGAGCGGCAGCGACGCGTTCAACATCGGTGCGGGCAAGGGCGGCGGCATGGCCGGTGCCGGAGGCGGGCGGTTGGGCACCGGCACCTACAGCCAGTTCCTCGCGTTCACCTTTCAGAAGCTGCTGCGTGAGAACCCGGACCTGCGCAACCTCGCGTTTTCGCTGCAGGCCGATGTGTGGCTGAGCAGCGTTGGCGAGATCACTCGCGTGGAGCTGATCAAGTCCAGCGGCAACCCCGAGATCGACACCCAGGTGCTGGCGGCGCTGCGCAACGCGCCGCATTTAAGCGAACGGCCTCCGGCCTCCATGACCTTGCCCGTGCGCCTGTCCCTGCAAGGGCGGCGTCCGGGTTAA
- a CDS encoding ExbD/TolR family protein, whose product MASVNASHDDDEDAAVDSINITPLVDVLMVVLVMFILTATAQVSGIQINLPKASASVSLSEAKTKAISVNDGGQVFLDAYPVTLAELEERLRIEKAQNPDFPVIVRGDATVQYQKVIEVLDLLRRLELSQVGLVTGKPTQG is encoded by the coding sequence ATGGCGTCTGTAAATGCCTCCCACGACGATGACGAAGATGCAGCGGTGGACAGCATCAACATCACCCCGCTGGTGGATGTGCTGATGGTGGTGCTGGTGATGTTCATCCTCACCGCCACCGCGCAGGTCTCGGGGATCCAGATCAACCTGCCCAAGGCCAGCGCTTCGGTGTCGCTGTCCGAAGCCAAGACCAAAGCGATTTCAGTCAACGACGGCGGTCAGGTGTTCCTCGATGCCTACCCGGTGACCCTGGCCGAGCTGGAAGAACGCCTGCGCATCGAGAAGGCGCAGAACCCTGACTTCCCGGTGATCGTGCGCGGTGACGCCACGGTGCAATACCAGAAAGTCATCGAAGTGCTGGATCTGCTGCGCCGGCTCGAACTGTCCCAGGTCGGTCTGGTGACCGGCAAACCGACGCAGGGCTGA
- a CDS encoding DUF2341 domain-containing protein: MQRLILSLLICLGFVLPATAQAWWQDDWHYRKQIAVDTTPQGAGINQALGRTALLVRLHTGNFTFDGVKEDGSDLRFVAADDKTVLNHQIESFDALMGMALIWVDVPNVEGGQRQDIWMYYGNQKAPATGNGQLTFDPNYTALYHFDGATGTPAKDTTAYGNTAQSATGAAIDGVVGRALQFSGQPLLLPASPSLQHNAGSAFTFSAWLRLDQANGEQLILARREGASSLLVGVNQGVPFVEIDGQRAVATQALNPGQWQHVALTAEGAKVSLFINGREGATLAQAMPAFNSVMAMGADLHEGPFQPFVGAIDELRLSKVARPAALLLADATSQGAESKLVTYGVDEEQSGFGFGSLGFLLNAVPVDAWVIIAVLVLMMFQSWIIMLRKNHTLSRVSKANEDFREQFAKVGTRLEMFADDAQLAQRLQHSPLWRLYSVAVKEIRTRREQGADTSSVSAATIEAIRCSMDGVRTRENQALSSKLSTLSNAIAGGPYIGLLGTVLGIMVVFLGTAMAGDVNINAIAPGMAAALLATAMGLFVAIPALFGYNRLITRNKEVSADMRVFVDEFITRLAEMHGEGQSSEAAHQRGHHANHSVPA; the protein is encoded by the coding sequence ATGCAGCGCCTCATTCTTTCGTTGTTGATCTGCCTGGGCTTCGTGCTCCCGGCCACGGCTCAGGCCTGGTGGCAGGACGACTGGCACTACCGCAAACAGATCGCCGTCGACACCACGCCACAAGGCGCCGGGATCAATCAGGCCCTGGGCCGCACCGCGCTGCTGGTGCGTCTGCACACCGGCAACTTCACCTTCGATGGCGTCAAGGAAGACGGCTCGGACCTGCGCTTTGTCGCCGCCGATGACAAAACCGTGCTCAACCACCAGATCGAAAGCTTCGATGCGCTGATGGGCATGGCGCTGATCTGGGTCGATGTGCCGAATGTCGAGGGCGGGCAACGTCAGGACATCTGGATGTATTACGGCAATCAGAAAGCCCCGGCTACCGGCAACGGTCAACTGACGTTCGATCCGAATTACACCGCGCTGTATCACTTTGACGGCGCCACCGGCACCCCGGCCAAAGACACCACCGCCTACGGCAACACCGCGCAAAGTGCCACCGGCGCGGCGATTGACGGTGTCGTCGGGCGCGCCTTGCAGTTCAGCGGTCAGCCGTTGCTGCTGCCGGCCAGCCCGTCGTTGCAGCACAACGCTGGTAGCGCGTTCACCTTCAGCGCCTGGTTGCGTCTGGATCAAGCCAATGGCGAGCAACTGATCCTCGCCCGTCGTGAAGGCGCCAGCAGCCTGTTGGTCGGCGTGAATCAGGGCGTGCCGTTCGTGGAGATCGACGGCCAGCGCGCGGTTGCTACTCAGGCGCTGAATCCCGGCCAATGGCAACACGTCGCGCTGACCGCCGAGGGGGCGAAAGTCAGCCTGTTCATCAATGGTCGTGAAGGCGCGACGCTCGCTCAGGCGATGCCGGCGTTCAACTCGGTGATGGCCATGGGGGCGGATCTGCACGAAGGTCCGTTCCAGCCGTTCGTGGGCGCCATCGACGAACTGCGCCTGTCGAAAGTCGCCCGCCCGGCGGCGTTGCTGCTGGCTGATGCCACCTCGCAAGGCGCCGAGTCGAAACTGGTGACCTACGGCGTTGACGAAGAGCAGTCCGGTTTCGGCTTCGGCAGCCTCGGTTTCCTGCTTAACGCGGTGCCGGTGGACGCCTGGGTGATCATCGCCGTGCTGGTGCTGATGATGTTCCAGTCGTGGATCATCATGCTGCGCAAGAACCACACCCTCAGCCGTGTCAGCAAGGCCAATGAAGACTTCCGCGAACAGTTCGCCAAGGTCGGCACGCGCCTGGAAATGTTCGCCGACGACGCACAACTGGCCCAGCGTCTGCAGCACTCGCCGCTGTGGCGTCTGTACTCGGTGGCGGTCAAGGAGATCCGCACCCGTCGCGAGCAGGGCGCCGATACCTCTTCTGTGTCTGCCGCAACCATCGAAGCCATCCGCTGTTCGATGGACGGCGTGCGCACCCGCGAGAACCAGGCCCTCAGCTCGAAACTCTCGACCCTGTCCAACGCGATCGCTGGCGGCCCGTACATCGGCCTTCTCGGCACCGTGCTGGGAATCATGGTGGTGTTCCTCGGCACCGCCATGGCCGGTGACGTCAACATCAACGCCATCGCTCCGGGTATGGCCGCAGCGTTGCTCGCCACCGCGATGGGCCTGTTCGTCGCGATCCCGGCGCTGTTTGGCTACAACCGCCTGATCACCCGCAACAAGGAAGTCAGCGCCGACATGCGCGTGTTCGTCGACGAGTTCATCACGCGCCTGGCGGAGATGCACGGCGAAGGCCAGTCCAGTGAAGCGGCGCATCAGCGCGGTCATCACGCCAACCACTCCGTACCGGCCTGA
- a CDS encoding ShlB/FhaC/HecB family hemolysin secretion/activation protein produces MDQIFTSRLALCGWLLVTAGAQPAFADEATENAAPQRLVDVNEYFVRGNTVLDARAIEEAVYPFLGPQKAMSDIEGARDALQKAYQERGYQSVFVELPEQAVADGIVYLQVSETKVGRVRVVGAKHYSPLDIRDNVPALKEGEVPDFAKVQGELAQLNKTPGRQVMPLVREGQRPGTMDVDLQVEDQNPWSASVGLNNDYSADTEKLRAVTSLGYNNLWQLGHSINLTYFTAPQDTDNAKVWSGSYTAPLTDRWSVQFSGYQSDSNVATIGGSNVLGKGHSYGVSAIYTLPSSGSWSNSLSAGIDFKDFDERLTLSGESDKVPLKYAPFTFAYNGFRYTEKSQLGLGLSLVVATRSLFGYGSSDEDFDYKRYRAKPSFAVLKGDSNFTWTFDNDWQSASKGAFQLASGPLVSNEQFSAGGATSVRGYLAAERTADDGVLLSQELRTPSLAKYAGSWMQEWRFYAFAEGAQLYLRDELPDQDASYALASVGLGTRASLSKWLSGSVDWGYPLLEGPNTSKQESRLHFNLQATF; encoded by the coding sequence GTGGATCAGATTTTCACGTCACGGCTGGCGCTGTGCGGCTGGCTGCTGGTGACGGCCGGCGCTCAGCCAGCGTTCGCCGATGAGGCTACCGAAAACGCCGCGCCGCAGCGTCTGGTGGACGTCAACGAATACTTCGTGCGCGGCAACACCGTGCTCGATGCCCGGGCGATTGAAGAGGCGGTTTACCCGTTTCTCGGCCCGCAAAAGGCCATGAGCGACATCGAAGGCGCTCGCGATGCGTTGCAGAAGGCCTATCAGGAACGCGGCTACCAATCGGTGTTCGTCGAACTGCCGGAGCAAGCGGTGGCCGACGGCATCGTCTACCTGCAAGTCAGCGAAACCAAGGTCGGACGGGTGCGCGTGGTCGGCGCTAAACACTATTCGCCGCTGGACATCCGCGACAACGTCCCGGCGCTGAAAGAGGGCGAGGTGCCGGACTTCGCCAAGGTCCAGGGCGAGTTGGCGCAACTGAACAAAACCCCGGGCCGCCAGGTCATGCCGCTGGTGCGCGAAGGCCAGCGCCCCGGCACCATGGACGTCGATTTGCAGGTCGAGGACCAGAACCCGTGGAGCGCCAGCGTCGGCCTCAACAACGACTACAGCGCCGACACCGAAAAACTGCGCGCCGTAACCAGCCTCGGCTACAACAACCTCTGGCAGCTCGGCCACAGCATCAACCTGACGTACTTCACCGCGCCGCAGGACACCGACAACGCCAAGGTCTGGTCGGGCTCCTACACCGCGCCCCTGACCGATCGCTGGAGCGTGCAGTTCTCCGGTTACCAGTCCGACAGCAACGTCGCCACCATCGGCGGCAGCAACGTGTTGGGCAAGGGCCATTCCTACGGCGTGTCGGCGATCTACACGCTGCCGTCCAGCGGCAGTTGGTCGAACTCGTTGTCGGCCGGCATCGACTTCAAGGACTTCGACGAACGCCTGACCCTGTCTGGCGAGAGCGACAAGGTGCCGCTGAAATACGCACCGTTCACCTTCGCCTACAACGGCTTCCGCTACACCGAAAAGAGCCAGCTGGGCCTCGGTCTGAGCCTGGTGGTGGCCACCCGCAGCCTCTTCGGCTACGGCAGCTCCGACGAAGATTTCGACTACAAGCGCTACCGCGCCAAGCCCAGTTTTGCCGTGCTCAAGGGCGACAGCAACTTCACTTGGACCTTCGACAACGACTGGCAGAGCGCGAGCAAAGGCGCGTTCCAGCTGGCGTCGGGGCCACTGGTCTCCAACGAGCAATTCTCCGCCGGCGGCGCGACCTCGGTGCGCGGTTATCTGGCCGCCGAACGCACCGCTGACGACGGCGTGCTGCTCAGCCAGGAACTGCGCACCCCGTCGCTCGCGAAATACGCCGGCAGCTGGATGCAGGAGTGGCGCTTCTACGCCTTTGCCGAAGGCGCGCAACTGTACCTGCGCGACGAACTGCCGGACCAGGACGCCAGTTACGCCCTGGCCAGCGTCGGCCTCGGCACCCGCGCCAGCCTCAGCAAATGGCTGTCCGGCAGCGTCGACTGGGGCTATCCGCTGCTCGAAGGGCCGAACACCTCGAAGCAGGAATCGCGCCTGCACTTCAACCTTCAAGCCACTTTCTAA